A genomic window from Denticeps clupeoides chromosome 11, fDenClu1.1, whole genome shotgun sequence includes:
- the LOC114799605 gene encoding mitogen-activated protein kinase kinase kinase kinase 5-like: MHQTRAERNTTDHQRASAEQHQQPAVEAALQRREKMTTNDMELLQILGTGSFGRVWKVKNKETQELLAVKIIRFPGKNPERRLQETHILERCHHPNIVGFKDSFIVNNLLWICMEYCEGSIKHLYKEAGAFSDHQIAFVCRETLKGLAYLHQMKVIHSDVKGDNIMVGRQGAIKIGDLGSGINFSDMDRRRNVSGTPHWMAPEVIVAVTKGPFNCLCDIWSLGITAIEMAEKKPPNTDMKVDRLFAERSSEHFKPPTLKAEKYRSEMFASFLKACLKKKAQNRPSAEELLSHTFVAQSHLSCSLLLELLDWLKQDPHPPASLEVDRPENQPPDQKEEEGKDCSRPQDSRNDVNLEDAPRDAEPGIVSDVDLDSPSRLESPQQQEPQVTPKEGQEDSARQLPCSSDPPAQHEELVYRPPCAVPAERPRRRHRFRKRLTRLLNYIPKLFRRLSCYQNN, translated from the exons AGCAGAACGGAACACCACCGACCACCAGAGGGCGTCAGCggagcagcaccagcag CCAGCAGTTGAAGCAGCTCTGCAGCGGAGGGAGAAGATGACCACCAACGACATGGAGCTTCTTCAGATCCTGGGGACAGGATCATTTGGCAGAGTGTGGAAG gttaaGAATAAAGAAACACAGGAGCTTTTAGCTGTGAAGATTATTCGGTTTCCAGGAAAGAACCCAGAACGGCGCTTGCAAGAGACCCACATTCTGGAGCGATGCCATCATCCCAATATTGTGGGATTCAAAGACAGCTTCATAGT AAACAATCTCCTGTGGATCTGCATGGAGTACTGCGAGGGATCCATCAAACATCTTTACAAAG AAGCTGGTGCCTTTAGTGACCACCAAATAGCATTTGTGTGCAGAGAGACACTGAAG ggactCGCTTATCTGCACCAAATGAAGGTGATCCACAGCGACGTGAAAGGCGACAACATCATGGTTGGCAGGCAGGGTGCAAtaaaaattg gtgacttgggatcAGGAATCAACTTCAGCGACatggacagaagaagaaatgtcTCTGGTACTCCCCACTG GATGGCCCCGGAGGTGATTGTCGCCGTGACCAAAGGACCCTTCAACTGTCTCTGTGACATCTGGTCACTGGGCATCACTGCTATTGAAATGGCAGAAAAGAAACCTCCCAATACCGATATGAAGGTCGACAG gctttttgcagaaaGATCATCTGAACACTTTAAGCCACCAACACTAAAGGCCGAAAAATATAG GTCCGAGATGTTCGCCAGCTTTCTTAAAGCCTGCCTGAAGAAGAAAGCTCAGAACAGACCCAGTGCAGAGGAACTGCTCTCA cACACATTTGTGGCTCAGTCACACTTATCCTGCAGtctcctgctggagctgcttgATTGGCTGAAGCAGGACCCCCACCCACCGGCCTCCCTAGAAGTCGATCGGCCAGAAAACCAGCCCCCAgaccagaaggaggaggagggcaaggACTGCAGCCGCCCACAGGACAGCAGAAACGATGTCAACTTGGAG GACGCACCCAGAGATGCTGAGCCTGGAATCGTTTCAGATGTGGACCTGGACAGTCCTTCACGGTTGGAGTCTCCTCAGCAGCAGGAACCACAAGTCACCCCAAAAGAAGGACAAGAAGATTCTGCGAGACAGCTGCCCTGCTCCAGTGACCCTCCAGCACAACATGAAGAACTGGTTTACAGGCCACCTTGCGCAGTGCCGGCTGAGCGTccacgccgccgccaccgcttcCGCAAGCGCCTGACacgtttattaaattatattccaaAATTGTTCCGCCGCCTCTCTTGTTACCAGAATAACTAA